A genomic segment from Halobellus litoreus encodes:
- a CDS encoding amidohydrolase family protein yields the protein MIDAAEERVVDCDWHYQDSFTEVAKYMPEPWRTKYKNSNWEDAGVTQALSSFFPTSTGDRQNYGKVLREHSNYPDEPEEPERVREGMDFLDVDVSLQISHLILATGGINADDERIQAFTRGYIEYMLAEVLDPDDGVYGLAPVPYGDIDASLRILDRVEDEEAFVGACFVTAGASPPLGNRKYDPIYERCEDMDLPVVYHTGGSGLDEYVRAGYQEMIETHTLGFLESNMSQIVSVACQGVPEKYPDLDIVFMESGVTYIPGLVSRLDEEYLKRPEETPLLDTRPSEYITDFYFGTQPLEISARNDLLELCFDMIGTDQLLYASDYPHWDFDSPSVINDLPMLDDDDRRAILAGNAMEVFGV from the coding sequence ATGATCGACGCGGCCGAGGAGCGGGTCGTCGACTGCGACTGGCACTACCAGGACTCGTTCACAGAAGTCGCGAAGTATATGCCCGAGCCCTGGCGCACGAAGTACAAGAACAGCAATTGGGAGGACGCCGGCGTCACGCAGGCGCTCAGTTCGTTCTTCCCGACGTCGACGGGCGACAGACAGAATTACGGCAAGGTGCTGCGGGAGCACTCGAACTACCCCGACGAACCCGAAGAGCCCGAACGCGTCCGCGAGGGAATGGACTTCCTCGACGTCGACGTCTCCCTGCAGATCTCGCATCTCATCCTCGCTACAGGCGGAATCAACGCCGACGACGAACGCATTCAGGCGTTTACGAGGGGATATATCGAGTATATGTTGGCGGAGGTGCTGGACCCCGACGACGGCGTCTACGGCCTCGCGCCGGTCCCGTACGGCGACATCGACGCCTCACTTCGGATCCTCGATCGCGTCGAGGACGAGGAGGCGTTCGTGGGAGCGTGCTTCGTCACGGCGGGGGCGAGCCCGCCGCTCGGCAATCGGAAGTACGATCCGATCTACGAGCGCTGCGAAGATATGGACCTCCCGGTGGTCTATCACACGGGCGGGTCGGGACTCGACGAGTACGTCCGTGCGGGCTATCAGGAGATGATCGAGACCCACACGCTCGGGTTCCTCGAGTCGAATATGTCGCAAATCGTCAGCGTCGCCTGCCAGGGCGTCCCCGAGAAGTACCCCGACCTCGACATCGTCTTTATGGAATCGGGCGTCACCTACATACCCGGCTTGGTGAGTCGTCTCGACGAGGAGTACCTCAAGCGCCCCGAAGAAACGCCGCTACTGGATACGCGACCCAGCGAGTACATCACGGACTTCTACTTCGGGACCCAACCGCTGGAGATCTCCGCCCGCAACGATCTGCTCGAACTCTGCTTCGATATGATCGGCACGGACCAACTGCTCTATGCTTCGGACTATCCACACTGGGACTTCGACAGTCCCTCGGTCATCAACGACCTGCCGATGCTCGACGACGACGACCGCCGCGCGATTCTCGCCGGCAACGCGATGGAGGTGTTCGGGGTATAG
- a CDS encoding ABC transporter substrate-binding protein: MPLKNSGRRSFLKHSAAVGTVGLTGLAGCSSITGGGTPELGLAFTVPVENIASLFAIEDIQEQLTNLGSEYELNVTRDQSTPDSLNKMAAGNADMALLSTVSYASAVRQEAVPGNISMIATDFWDAHPDWYGITIFSGADSDITEPEDLEGATIGVNAQGTGVHAMIVKKFQQVGLDPENDAEIVELPFPTFVSAINDGRIDAGVFPAIFAVSARGEGFTEVYTSQETWDQAYPFAYTVAANSSIDEKGDAIAAWGEDFREMVNYAYENRSEVVSLAAEYFELPEPLVDGFFLTNNDYYRQDLTIDMDRLQFTMDEMVNLGFVEESFDVTEYATNDYIPSN, from the coding sequence ATGCCACTCAAAAACTCGGGTCGCCGATCGTTTCTGAAACACAGCGCCGCGGTCGGGACCGTCGGACTCACCGGCCTCGCCGGGTGTTCGAGCATCACCGGTGGCGGGACGCCGGAACTCGGGCTGGCGTTTACCGTACCCGTCGAGAACATCGCCTCGCTGTTCGCGATCGAAGACATCCAAGAACAACTCACGAACCTCGGCTCGGAGTACGAACTCAACGTCACTCGTGACCAGAGCACGCCGGACTCGCTGAACAAGATGGCGGCGGGCAACGCCGATATGGCGCTGCTCTCGACGGTGAGTTACGCGTCCGCCGTCCGTCAGGAGGCGGTCCCGGGGAACATCTCGATGATCGCGACGGACTTCTGGGACGCTCACCCCGACTGGTACGGCATCACCATCTTCTCGGGCGCGGACTCGGACATCACCGAACCCGAAGACCTCGAAGGAGCGACCATTGGCGTCAACGCACAGGGGACCGGCGTCCACGCGATGATCGTCAAGAAGTTCCAGCAGGTCGGCCTCGACCCCGAGAACGACGCTGAGATCGTCGAACTGCCGTTCCCGACGTTCGTCTCCGCGATCAACGACGGTCGTATCGACGCCGGCGTCTTCCCGGCGATCTTCGCCGTCTCCGCTCGCGGCGAGGGATTCACCGAAGTGTACACCTCACAGGAGACGTGGGACCAGGCGTACCCGTTCGCCTACACCGTCGCCGCGAACAGTTCCATCGACGAGAAGGGCGACGCCATCGCGGCGTGGGGTGAGGACTTCCGCGAGATGGTCAATTACGCCTACGAGAACCGCAGCGAGGTCGTCTCGCTCGCCGCGGAGTACTTCGAGCTTCCCGAGCCGCTCGTCGACGGCTTCTTCCTCACGAACAACGACTACTACCGGCAGGACCTCACGATCGATATGGACCGCCTGCAGTTCACGATGGACGAGATGGTCAACCTCGGGTTCGTCGAGGAGAGCTTCGACGTCACGGAGTACGCGACCAACGACTACATCCCCTCGAACTGA
- a CDS encoding VOC family protein, with protein MNPELARLGHVALETPDLDGSLEFFRDAVGFEEVERDGDTSYLRAVDEFDHHSIVLSEADEAGVDHVGWQTRKPEYLGAFEEALEERDIDVTWIDDGEELGQGEAYRFTTPTGHEFEFYYEMEKPDPPAERRSKLKNKTYSRTTTNPIAPKRIDHVQLWDPAANDFREWLQEALNFRVQERYDRKDGSRWGTFLSANGNKIEAAVIEDEDPANDPALHHIAYKVDTADDLFDAHDAMNEHGIPTDGIGQHSISRGKFLYVRDPVSGHRIEFNAGGYLVFDPEWETIEWQEGDLEDRQWIGQIESKARVNY; from the coding sequence ATGAATCCAGAACTCGCTCGCCTCGGTCACGTAGCGCTCGAAACGCCCGACCTCGACGGCTCGCTGGAGTTCTTCAGGGACGCCGTCGGCTTCGAAGAGGTCGAACGCGACGGCGACACGTCGTACCTCCGCGCCGTCGACGAGTTCGACCACCACTCGATCGTCCTCTCGGAGGCTGACGAGGCCGGGGTCGACCACGTCGGCTGGCAGACGCGTAAGCCCGAGTATCTCGGAGCCTTCGAGGAAGCCCTCGAGGAGCGGGACATCGACGTGACGTGGATCGACGACGGCGAAGAACTCGGCCAGGGCGAGGCCTATCGCTTCACGACGCCCACGGGACACGAGTTCGAGTTCTACTACGAAATGGAGAAACCCGACCCGCCGGCGGAGCGTCGCTCGAAGCTCAAGAACAAGACGTACTCCCGGACGACGACGAATCCGATCGCGCCCAAGCGAATCGATCACGTCCAGCTGTGGGACCCCGCGGCCAACGACTTCCGGGAGTGGCTCCAGGAGGCGCTCAACTTCCGCGTGCAGGAGCGGTACGACCGCAAGGACGGCTCGCGATGGGGGACTTTCCTCAGCGCCAACGGCAACAAGATCGAGGCCGCGGTGATCGAAGACGAGGACCCGGCGAACGACCCCGCGCTGCACCACATCGCGTACAAAGTGGACACGGCGGACGACCTCTTCGACGCGCACGACGCGATGAACGAGCACGGCATCCCGACCGACGGGATCGGACAGCACTCCATCTCCCGCGGGAAGTTCCTCTACGTGCGCGACCCCGTCAGCGGCCACCGCATCGAGTTCAACGCCGGCGGCTACCTCGTCTTCGATCCGGAGTGGGAGACCATCGAGTGGCAGGAGGGCGATCTCGAAGACCGGCAGTGGATCGGGCAAATCGAGTCGAAGGCCCGCGTCAACTACTGA
- a CDS encoding HpcH/HpaI aldolase family protein, protein MEQRNAFRHAIENGDVVFGARSSTFSPTVIEIYGELGIDFVWLDFEHMGPSPWDSTVFEELTRAAEIGGTELFVRLPSGDPSLIRKVLDAGVRNVFIPRVDTAEEVREAAKAARFVYDGEPGERGMASGRSRTWGLSGGDYIETEDREVCLGVMIEKTTAVDELDDILSVPELGFVFIGPSDLSVQMGHPGEKTHPEVVETIEQITEACHEADVPTGVIETEPEAIESAVDDGHQIIRIGGDLASIKSTLSERLDSVDSLR, encoded by the coding sequence ATGGAGCAACGAAACGCCTTCCGGCACGCCATCGAGAACGGTGACGTCGTCTTCGGTGCCCGGTCGTCGACCTTCTCCCCCACAGTGATCGAGATCTACGGCGAACTCGGGATCGACTTCGTCTGGCTGGACTTCGAACACATGGGTCCCAGCCCGTGGGACAGCACCGTCTTCGAGGAACTGACACGGGCGGCCGAAATCGGCGGGACGGAACTGTTCGTCCGGCTCCCGAGCGGCGACCCCTCTCTGATCCGCAAGGTGCTGGACGCGGGCGTCAGAAACGTCTTCATCCCGCGCGTCGACACCGCCGAGGAGGTCCGCGAGGCCGCGAAAGCCGCTCGGTTCGTCTACGACGGGGAACCCGGCGAACGGGGTATGGCGAGCGGTCGTTCCCGGACGTGGGGGCTGTCCGGCGGTGACTACATCGAGACCGAAGACCGGGAGGTGTGCCTCGGCGTGATGATCGAGAAGACGACCGCGGTCGACGAGCTCGACGACATCCTCTCGGTTCCGGAACTCGGCTTCGTGTTCATCGGTCCCTCCGACCTCTCGGTACAGATGGGTCACCCCGGCGAGAAGACGCATCCCGAAGTGGTCGAGACGATCGAGCAGATCACCGAGGCGTGTCACGAGGCGGACGTTCCGACGGGCGTCATCGAGACCGAGCCCGAGGCCATCGAATCGGCCGTCGACGACGGCCACCAGATCATCCGAATCGGGGGCGACCTCGCGTCGATCAAGTCGACGCTCTCGGAACGGCTGGATTCGGTCGACTCGCTGCGGTAA
- a CDS encoding VOC family protein yields the protein MIGEIDHIEIEASDASEMADFLKKLGYEEHRETEHHGQSFELVPGDGDGPLFEIHTVEGEEVPGINHIAFGVDNIEEITADLEEKEVDSIVGPYHVEKTGRTITNFRDPDGRRFQIVQDDE from the coding sequence ATGATCGGCGAGATCGACCACATCGAGATCGAAGCCAGCGACGCGAGCGAGATGGCCGATTTCCTGAAGAAACTCGGCTACGAGGAGCACCGCGAGACCGAACACCACGGCCAGTCGTTCGAACTCGTCCCCGGTGACGGCGACGGCCCGCTCTTCGAGATTCACACCGTCGAGGGCGAGGAAGTCCCCGGTATCAACCACATCGCGTTCGGCGTCGACAACATCGAAGAGATCACTGCGGACCTCGAAGAGAAAGAGGTCGACTCCATCGTCGGTCCCTACCACGTCGAGAAGACCGGCCGCACGATCACCAACTTCCGCGACCCCGACGGCCGCCGCTTCCAGATCGTTCAAGACGACGAATAG
- a CDS encoding class I adenylate-forming enzyme family protein, translating into MHTTSTVGLPPIHELSEMAATNNPDRIAYGEATTGREVTWSTFDERSRRAANAFSEHCAQGDRVAFLCDCSIAHSILFNGAMKAGCIVSNLHTRASAETLRYCIDSIRPRVLVVDEQFSAFVESDLYDEITTDLSAVITTGTERTDYEQSHEPLIESHEAVAPDIRVREDDVASIQWTSGTTGRPKGWCHTHRALCHKALHLEKLLALDRTAAQAHVFTPSFAAWYALFLPALSSNATTYFLSEWDPEAYVRLIDEQNLTTADLIPTMWQEVLRLDSLSEYDLGSLDRVVTSGEYLDERTLASIREEICEDVFNSYAATEVLGTEISAAELTEDRTGSVGKPISGTRVRVVEPGGRPDAVRPAGETGEIIIKGPDCAAWAWNDTEKTEEVFEDGWWYSGDLGYKDEDGYLYVEGRTDFMIKSKGIKVFPTPIEERLLEHPAVEQAAVVGVPDDEYGEKVVAVVRRTDADVGPDELEAWCLESDEVARFERPREYHFVDESFPRTATEKLDRAELRSRLVPDRE; encoded by the coding sequence ATGCACACGACATCCACCGTCGGGCTGCCGCCGATACACGAACTCTCGGAGATGGCCGCGACCAACAATCCCGATCGGATCGCGTACGGCGAGGCGACCACCGGGCGAGAGGTGACGTGGTCGACGTTCGACGAGCGGAGTCGCCGTGCGGCGAACGCCTTCAGCGAGCATTGCGCGCAGGGCGACCGGGTGGCGTTCCTCTGCGACTGCTCGATCGCGCACAGCATCCTGTTCAACGGCGCGATGAAAGCGGGGTGCATCGTCTCCAACCTTCACACGCGCGCTTCGGCGGAGACGCTGCGGTACTGTATCGACTCGATCCGCCCCCGCGTGCTCGTCGTCGACGAGCAGTTCTCCGCGTTCGTCGAATCGGACCTCTACGACGAGATCACGACCGACCTCAGCGCGGTCATCACGACCGGCACCGAGCGGACTGACTACGAGCAGTCGCACGAACCGCTGATCGAATCGCACGAGGCAGTCGCCCCCGACATCCGCGTCCGGGAGGACGACGTCGCGTCCATCCAGTGGACCTCCGGCACGACCGGGCGACCGAAGGGCTGGTGTCACACCCACCGTGCGCTCTGTCACAAGGCGCTCCACCTCGAAAAGCTCCTCGCACTCGACCGCACTGCGGCCCAGGCGCACGTGTTCACCCCCTCCTTCGCCGCGTGGTACGCGCTGTTCCTCCCCGCCCTGTCGTCGAACGCGACGACGTACTTCCTCTCGGAGTGGGATCCCGAGGCGTACGTCCGTCTGATCGACGAACAGAACCTGACGACCGCGGATCTGATTCCCACGATGTGGCAGGAGGTGCTCCGGCTGGACTCGCTCTCGGAGTACGATCTCGGCTCGCTTGACCGGGTGGTGACAAGCGGCGAGTACCTCGACGAGCGCACGCTCGCCTCCATCCGCGAGGAGATCTGCGAGGACGTGTTCAACAGCTACGCGGCAACCGAGGTCCTGGGCACCGAAATCAGCGCGGCGGAACTGACCGAAGATCGGACGGGGAGCGTCGGCAAGCCGATCTCCGGAACCCGGGTCCGAGTCGTCGAACCAGGCGGCCGACCTGACGCGGTCAGACCCGCGGGGGAGACCGGCGAGATCATCATCAAGGGTCCGGACTGCGCGGCGTGGGCCTGGAACGACACGGAAAAGACAGAGGAGGTGTTCGAGGACGGGTGGTGGTACTCCGGCGACCTCGGATACAAGGACGAAGACGGCTACCTGTACGTCGAGGGTCGGACCGACTTCATGATCAAATCGAAGGGAATCAAGGTCTTCCCGACGCCGATCGAGGAGCGCCTGCTCGAACACCCGGCAGTCGAGCAGGCGGCGGTGGTGGGCGTGCCGGACGACGAGTACGGCGAGAAGGTCGTCGCGGTGGTTCGCCGGACCGACGCCGACGTCGGCCCCGACGAGCTCGAGGCGTGGTGTCTCGAGAGCGACGAAGTCGCCCGCTTCGAGCGGCCGCGCGAGTATCACTTCGTCGACGAGTCGTTCCCCCGGACCGCGACGGAGAAACTCGACCGCGCCGAACTCCGGTCGCGACTGGTTCCCGACCGAGAGTAG
- a CDS encoding amidohydrolase family protein, with translation MKLGRFLVETHCHAQRHAARIQLDGEADYGELAKKMVTAVPGDEATEDDEVIVYDNSDRVLRDMDTYGVDMCVLLPGTFGFTNEMHAEMMEEHPEKFVAAAYPVQTMKAAQRGEEEWTAEKAAAEVDEWLEEDGFRMIGEGMPYDPTTEEPMDWADRKDELREFFDVAAKHEVPIRWHTGYVSGYATGLGIFDHFPDWSDPTLASQMKAEYPDVPIIFDHGGMQATWREHHVDQCCQVAASFDDVYLEIGLYWADLLKKPLNDPNIGVDQLLWGTDWGASMPQISQPNEDPPYYWDQVADRGLPAHQVDFWGPSLRQLQKFAMDRDLPQEDLNLILGGNAVRLFDLDVPDNRMFRNYIDL, from the coding sequence ATGAAGCTGGGTCGATTCCTGGTTGAGACGCATTGCCACGCGCAGCGCCACGCCGCGCGGATCCAACTCGACGGCGAGGCCGATTACGGTGAACTCGCGAAAAAAATGGTGACTGCGGTTCCGGGCGACGAGGCCACCGAGGACGACGAGGTGATCGTCTACGACAACTCCGATCGCGTCCTCCGGGATATGGACACCTACGGCGTCGACATGTGCGTCCTCCTCCCGGGGACCTTCGGGTTCACGAACGAGATGCACGCCGAGATGATGGAGGAACACCCCGAGAAGTTCGTCGCCGCCGCCTACCCGGTCCAGACGATGAAGGCGGCCCAGCGCGGCGAGGAGGAGTGGACCGCCGAGAAGGCTGCCGCGGAGGTCGACGAGTGGCTCGAGGAGGACGGCTTCCGGATGATCGGCGAGGGGATGCCGTACGACCCGACGACCGAGGAGCCGATGGACTGGGCCGACCGAAAGGACGAACTCCGCGAGTTCTTCGACGTCGCCGCCAAACACGAGGTGCCGATCCGCTGGCACACCGGCTACGTCTCCGGCTACGCCACCGGGCTCGGGATCTTCGATCACTTCCCGGACTGGAGCGACCCGACGCTCGCCAGTCAGATGAAGGCCGAGTATCCCGACGTCCCGATAATCTTCGACCACGGCGGGATGCAGGCCACGTGGCGCGAACACCACGTCGACCAGTGCTGTCAGGTCGCCGCGTCCTTCGACGACGTCTACCTCGAGATCGGCCTCTACTGGGCCGACCTGCTGAAGAAACCGCTGAACGACCCCAACATCGGCGTCGACCAGCTGCTCTGGGGGACCGACTGGGGCGCGTCGATGCCGCAGATCAGCCAGCCGAACGAGGACCCGCCATACTACTGGGACCAGGTCGCAGACCGCGGACTCCCGGCGCACCAGGTCGACTTCTGGGGGCCGAGCCTCCGCCAACTCCAGAAGTTCGCGATGGACCGCGACCTCCCGCAGGAGGATCTGAACCTGATCCTCGGCGGCAACGCGGTTCGCCTGTTCGACCTCGACGTCCCGGACAACCGGATGTTCCGCAACTACATCGACCTCTGA
- a CDS encoding ABC transporter substrate-binding protein, with translation MLQRRSFLKAAGVAGITSAAGCLGGGGGGSDSVTIGAVMALSGPFARTGEENRRGLEVAQEYLNNTILDEEFELIIEDGESTPEASIQAARTLVEDEDVDAIIGPVSSGNSIAVMQYIKEDGQVPHLLTTASSVEARENPENCNEYAFFIWPSNRHLAPTGTQFIQELPNHIDRDIDPSSVYYVSQDYALGQNGLQLVEEAMSEVGGEVAGSTLVPLGETDWSTYISEISNSDADVVTGVLTWGAAAQLIPQANSFGLPEEKVMMFNSGKPIGQFAASTMANEVTVDGWFGTHFYNPSLDTEVNNEFKSLYNNLDSNLLPNSTAGASFELMRALATAIEAAGGTGTDDIITELEGLEWDSVFGPIQFREEDHQAALNFFGGRRVEAGDATEVEVLAEYPDVIPDARCSL, from the coding sequence ATGCTTCAGAGAAGATCGTTCCTCAAAGCTGCGGGCGTCGCGGGCATTACGTCGGCTGCCGGCTGCCTCGGTGGGGGTGGCGGCGGGTCCGACTCGGTCACGATCGGTGCGGTGATGGCCCTAAGTGGCCCGTTCGCCCGGACCGGTGAAGAGAACCGACGCGGGCTCGAAGTCGCTCAAGAGTATCTCAACAACACGATCCTCGACGAGGAGTTCGAACTCATCATCGAGGACGGCGAGTCCACGCCGGAAGCGTCGATTCAGGCGGCCCGAACGCTCGTCGAAGACGAGGACGTCGACGCCATCATCGGCCCGGTGAGCAGTGGGAACTCGATCGCCGTGATGCAGTACATCAAAGAGGACGGGCAGGTGCCGCACCTCCTGACGACGGCCTCCTCGGTCGAGGCCCGTGAGAACCCTGAAAACTGTAACGAGTACGCGTTCTTCATCTGGCCCAGCAACCGGCACCTGGCGCCGACGGGGACGCAGTTCATCCAGGAGCTCCCCAACCACATCGACCGCGACATCGACCCCTCGAGCGTCTACTACGTGTCGCAGGACTACGCGCTCGGCCAGAACGGCCTCCAACTGGTCGAGGAGGCGATGAGCGAGGTCGGCGGCGAAGTCGCCGGCAGCACGCTGGTCCCGCTCGGCGAAACCGACTGGTCGACGTACATCTCCGAGATCTCCAACAGCGATGCCGACGTCGTGACCGGCGTCCTCACTTGGGGTGCGGCCGCGCAGCTGATCCCGCAGGCCAACTCGTTCGGGCTCCCCGAGGAGAAGGTGATGATGTTCAACTCAGGGAAGCCGATCGGCCAGTTCGCCGCCTCGACGATGGCCAACGAAGTCACCGTCGACGGCTGGTTCGGCACGCACTTCTACAACCCCAGTCTCGATACCGAGGTCAACAACGAGTTCAAGAGCCTCTACAACAACCTCGACAGCAACCTGCTGCCGAACTCGACGGCCGGGGCCTCTTTCGAGCTTATGCGTGCGCTCGCGACGGCGATCGAGGCCGCCGGTGGCACGGGCACCGACGACATCATTACCGAACTCGAAGGGCTGGAGTGGGATTCGGTCTTCGGTCCGATCCAGTTCCGCGAGGAAGATCACCAGGCAGCGCTCAACTTCTTCGGCGGCCGACGCGTCGAGGCCGGTGACGCCACGGAGGTCGAAGTCCTCGCAGAGTACCCCGACGTCATTCCGGACGCCCGCTGCAGCCTCTAA
- a CDS encoding branched-chain amino acid ABC transporter permease yields MSDTLTEAREFVRGRARRPLFVFGALLLLSVPILAPSQSSLATEALIFGLFAISVDVVLGYAGLLTLAPAAFFGLGAYSVAKVVVDYGQSFWLGFPVAVVLAIVMAVIVGYVPIKRRIGDVYFVLFTLAFGAIAYDFTFVTTSVTGGSDGLGFFSPPEVLGLDLGGSTPYYYFTLLVVAVFGIGLYVLIKSDYGDVLQATRQNELRMRYLGYDTNRELMIAWVVSAVVSALAGAVYVGSIGIASPSLISFALTGDVIIWIIVGGTGTLLGPFAAAIGLVFMQEVLQSIWLEGYRLLLGLLFVIFVFALPDGIMGFIRGKE; encoded by the coding sequence ATGAGCGACACGCTGACCGAGGCCCGCGAGTTCGTTCGCGGGCGAGCTCGGCGTCCCCTGTTCGTCTTCGGCGCGTTGCTGCTGCTCTCGGTTCCGATCCTCGCCCCCAGTCAGTCCAGCCTCGCCACCGAGGCGCTCATCTTCGGGCTGTTCGCCATCTCGGTCGACGTCGTCCTCGGTTACGCCGGACTGCTCACGCTCGCCCCGGCGGCGTTCTTCGGACTCGGTGCCTACTCCGTCGCCAAGGTGGTCGTCGACTACGGACAGTCGTTCTGGCTCGGGTTCCCTGTCGCCGTCGTCCTCGCGATCGTGATGGCGGTCATCGTCGGCTACGTCCCGATCAAACGCCGGATCGGTGACGTCTACTTCGTGCTGTTCACGCTCGCCTTCGGGGCGATCGCATACGACTTCACGTTCGTCACGACTTCGGTGACCGGTGGCTCCGACGGTCTCGGCTTCTTCAGCCCGCCGGAGGTCCTCGGCCTCGATCTCGGCGGCAGCACGCCCTACTACTACTTCACGCTGCTCGTCGTCGCCGTCTTCGGGATCGGCCTGTACGTGCTGATCAAGAGCGATTACGGCGACGTTCTGCAGGCGACGCGACAGAACGAACTCCGGATGCGGTACCTCGGATACGACACGAACCGCGAGCTGATGATCGCGTGGGTCGTCTCCGCCGTGGTCTCCGCCCTGGCTGGGGCAGTGTACGTCGGCTCCATCGGCATCGCCTCGCCGTCGCTGATCTCCTTCGCGCTGACCGGCGACGTGATCATCTGGATCATCGTCGGCGGGACGGGGACGCTCCTCGGACCGTTCGCCGCGGCCATCGGCCTCGTGTTTATGCAAGAGGTCCTCCAGAGCATCTGGCTCGAAGGCTACCGGCTGCTTCTCGGTCTCCTCTTCGTGATTTTCGTCTTCGCCCTCCCGGACGGGATTATGGGGTTCATCAGGGGTAAGGAGTAA
- a CDS encoding branched-chain amino acid ABC transporter permease yields the protein MYELPLITADNFITYVLNGLSRGMIIFLVASGLSLIFGLIGLINFAHGAMLALGGYGTYVVLQVTGNFWLGLVISVVLVTLLGLALERKVLYWIYDEPLLGFLSTFGIGLVIEEALAVYFGSRSYTVQSPLPESIQLFGVSYPSYRIFVIAVGAAVALAIGLLLTRTRLGLEIHATANMQPTAEILGVDTSKVYTVTFVLGTALAALAGALTAPITSMYPTIGLDYITMAFLVIIVGGMGSFKGSFVVSMIVGQVIAFGWLLLAPTYVRILIFAAAMVFILYKPRGFFGKPEVHE from the coding sequence ATGTACGAACTCCCACTTATCACCGCTGACAACTTCATCACATACGTACTGAACGGCCTCAGTCGTGGGATGATCATCTTTCTGGTGGCGAGCGGGCTCTCGCTCATCTTCGGGCTGATCGGTCTCATCAACTTCGCGCACGGCGCGATGTTGGCCCTGGGGGGCTACGGGACCTACGTCGTGCTTCAGGTGACGGGGAACTTCTGGCTCGGCCTCGTGATTTCGGTCGTGCTGGTGACGCTCTTGGGGCTCGCACTGGAACGGAAGGTCCTGTACTGGATCTACGACGAACCGCTGCTCGGGTTCCTCTCGACGTTCGGCATCGGGTTGGTCATCGAGGAGGCCCTCGCCGTCTACTTCGGGAGCCGATCGTACACGGTTCAGTCGCCGCTTCCGGAGTCGATTCAGTTGTTCGGCGTGAGCTACCCCTCGTATCGGATCTTCGTCATCGCCGTCGGCGCGGCCGTCGCGCTCGCTATCGGCTTGCTACTGACCAGAACACGACTGGGACTGGAGATCCACGCCACTGCGAATATGCAGCCGACTGCCGAGATCCTCGGCGTCGACACGTCTAAGGTCTATACCGTCACGTTCGTCCTCGGCACCGCGCTGGCGGCGCTCGCCGGGGCGCTCACCGCCCCGATCACGTCGATGTATCCCACGATCGGGCTCGACTACATCACGATGGCGTTTCTCGTCATCATCGTCGGCGGGATGGGGAGTTTCAAAGGCTCGTTCGTCGTGAGTATGATCGTCGGGCAGGTCATCGCCTTCGGGTGGTTGCTTCTCGCTCCCACGTACGTCCGGATTCTCATCTTCGCGGCGGCGATGGTGTTCATCCTGTACAAACCGCGCGGCTTCTTCGGTAAGCCGGAGGTGCACGAATGA
- a CDS encoding ABC transporter ATP-binding protein — translation MSELLSVEDLNAFYGDSQVLFDVSMNLGTNDVVGVFGRNGMGKTTLLNSLVNRIDRKTGTVTYRGQDVSQWSPHEIIREGIAYVPEEREIYPALSVRENLDLAMSADVGDDVREDRIQNVFTQFERLGERQNQRGGTLSGGEQQMLAIGRALVTDPDLLLLDEPTEGLAPTIIDDVVEILESLVTGDRAVLIAEQNINRMLPLIDRGYMIQTGQIVEEGDSEFLGDEGIQDKYLTV, via the coding sequence GTGAGTGAACTCCTCTCCGTCGAGGACCTGAACGCCTTTTACGGCGATAGTCAGGTCCTCTTCGACGTCTCGATGAACCTCGGCACGAACGACGTCGTCGGCGTGTTCGGCCGGAACGGGATGGGGAAGACGACCCTCCTGAACAGCCTCGTGAACCGCATCGATCGAAAGACGGGAACCGTCACCTACCGGGGGCAAGACGTCTCCCAGTGGTCGCCACACGAGATCATCCGAGAGGGCATCGCGTACGTTCCTGAAGAGCGCGAAATCTATCCCGCGCTCTCGGTCCGGGAGAACCTCGATCTGGCGATGTCGGCGGACGTCGGCGACGACGTCCGCGAAGACCGGATCCAGAACGTCTTCACGCAGTTCGAACGCCTCGGCGAACGGCAGAACCAGCGCGGCGGGACGCTGAGCGGCGGCGAACAACAGATGCTCGCCATCGGACGTGCGCTGGTCACGGACCCGGACCTCCTCCTCCTCGACGAGCCGACTGAGGGGCTCGCGCCCACGATCATCGACGACGTCGTCGAGATACTGGAATCGCTCGTGACGGGCGATCGCGCGGTTCTGATCGCCGAGCAGAACATCAATCGGATGCTGCCGCTCATCGACCGCGGGTATATGATCCAGACCGGTCAGATCGTCGAAGAGGGCGACTCGGAGTTCCTCGGCGACGAGGGAATTCAGGACAAGTATCTGACTGTCTGA